A window of the Cannabis sativa cultivar Pink pepper isolate KNU-18-1 chromosome X, ASM2916894v1, whole genome shotgun sequence genome harbors these coding sequences:
- the LOC115717899 gene encoding defensin-like protein 58, producing MGLGLQKFLMIFVIAMAFVSLEFRCSNAGGDVVEIAPKPVNPDCFVKCSSTFGNHECIADCNSRMFSYGSCQPDNSCCCVTVLN from the exons atgggATTAGGACTTCAAAAGTTTCTTATGATTTTTGTCATTGCTATGGCTTTCGTTTCCCTTGAGTTTCGTTGCTCTA atGCAGGTGGTGATGTTGTAGAGATAGCACCAAAACCAGTTAACCCAGATTGCTTTGTGAAATGCTCAAGCACATTTGGGAATCATGAGTGCATAGCTGACTGCAACTCAAGGATGTTCAGTTATGGCTCCTGTCAGCCAGATAATTCTTGTTGCTGTGTTACAGTATTGaattaa